One region of Fusobacterium sp. genomic DNA includes:
- a CDS encoding glycosyltransferase — protein sequence MKKKVIFRSGSLRMGGLERVLIEVLQTIDREKFDIYLIIDDDCGKENIFEKDIPKDIRYFFLKPEKLIRETEKYKAKKKNIVYKLMYNLMMEKENRIMYKNMQKVLKELGEIDVIVDFDGGASKYIEKLDITKKIVWIHNSIPNLKKKESKIQRFGKRLEKYDKVVAICDEMKEELENIYPNLSGKVSRIYNPFNFERIEKLMDDKSELREEQMKMLIENYCIAISRLDTIQKDYETLLKSFKILKSKGIQQKLYIIGDGPSKKTIENWIKEYQLEDLVFLLGRMKNPYVWLKNSNFFIHSSKFEGFGLVLVEAGYSGKAVISSKCPVGPRDILKDGECGILFEVGNSKELAENIEKLLKDKELKKKYEDLIKERVREFDSKNIIKEYEKLIEEI from the coding sequence ATGAAAAAGAAAGTAATATTTAGAAGTGGAAGTTTAAGAATGGGAGGACTAGAAAGAGTATTAATAGAAGTTCTTCAGACAATTGATAGAGAAAAATTTGATATTTATCTTATAATAGATGATGATTGTGGAAAAGAAAATATATTTGAAAAAGATATACCAAAAGATATAAGGTATTTTTTTCTTAAACCAGAGAAATTGATAAGAGAAACAGAGAAATATAAAGCAAAAAAGAAAAATATTGTATATAAATTGATGTATAATTTAATGATGGAAAAAGAAAATAGAATTATGTATAAAAATATGCAGAAAGTATTAAAAGAGCTTGGAGAAATAGATGTAATAGTAGATTTTGATGGAGGTGCATCAAAATATATAGAAAAGTTGGATATTACGAAGAAAATAGTATGGATACATAACTCTATACCTAATTTAAAGAAAAAAGAAAGTAAAATACAAAGATTTGGGAAAAGATTAGAAAAATATGATAAAGTAGTGGCTATATGTGATGAAATGAAAGAAGAGCTAGAAAATATATATCCAAATTTAAGTGGGAAAGTAAGTAGAATATATAATCCATTTAATTTTGAAAGAATAGAAAAATTAATGGATGATAAGAGTGAATTAAGAGAAGAGCAGATGAAAATGCTTATTGAGAATTATTGTATTGCAATCTCAAGGTTAGATACTATTCAAAAAGATTATGAGACTCTTTTAAAAAGTTTTAAAATATTAAAAAGTAAAGGAATACAACAAAAGTTATATATAATAGGTGATGGTCCTTCTAAAAAGACAATTGAAAATTGGATAAAAGAATATCAATTAGAAGATTTAGTATTTTTATTAGGAAGAATGAAAAATCCCTATGTATGGTTAAAAAATTCTAATTTTTTTATACACAGTTCAAAGTTTGAAGGATTTGGTCTAGTATTAGTTGAAGCTGGATATTCAGGAAAAGCAGTGATTTCTTCAAAATGTCCAGTAGGACCAAGGGATATTTTAAAAGATGGTGAATGTGGAATACTATTTGAAGTTGGAAATTCTAAAGAACTTGCTGAGAACATTGAAAAGCTTTTAAAAGATAAAGAATTGAAAAAAAAATATGAAGATTTAATAAAAGAGAGAGTAAGAGAATTTGACAGTAAAAATATAATAAAAGAATATGAAAAATTAATAGAAGAAATTTAG
- a CDS encoding glycosyltransferase family 32 protein, with protein MIEKKIHYIWFGKDKPEKVLKCLESWRKILPEYEIIEWNEKSFNLENEMKKCRFLRECYKRKLWAFLSDYARLKVLYQYGGIYLDTDMEIIKKLDDLLETDFFTGYEDDEIISFGILGCIPQHKIIKKMLNFYNNKIWSSNMYIITNILTETLKEEYGNKLFEASNIKIHAKEYFYPYNHDEEFTEKCLTENTYGIHWWDKSWGKNPKVYFLKYKHLPWWKKYPKHLCKLINVYSKKYFTKKV; from the coding sequence ATGATAGAGAAGAAAATTCACTATATTTGGTTTGGAAAAGATAAACCTGAAAAAGTATTAAAATGTCTAGAGAGTTGGAGAAAAATTTTACCAGAATATGAAATTATTGAGTGGAATGAAAAAAGTTTTAATTTAGAAAATGAAATGAAAAAATGCAGATTTTTAAGAGAATGCTATAAAAGAAAATTATGGGCTTTTCTATCAGATTATGCTCGTTTGAAAGTATTATATCAATATGGAGGGATATATCTTGATACAGATATGGAAATAATAAAAAAATTAGATGATCTTTTGGAAACAGATTTTTTTACTGGATATGAAGATGATGAAATAATAAGTTTTGGAATTTTAGGTTGTATACCTCAACATAAAATAATAAAAAAAATGTTAAATTTTTATAATAACAAAATATGGAGTTCAAATATGTACATAATAACAAATATATTAACAGAAACTTTAAAAGAAGAATATGGCAATAAACTTTTTGAAGCATCTAATATAAAGATACATGCAAAAGAATATTTTTATCCATATAACCATGATGAAGAATTTACAGAAAAATGTTTAACAGAAAATACTTATGGAATTCATTGGTGGGATAAAAGTTGGGGGAAAAATCCAAAGGTATATTTTTTGAAGTACAAGCATCTACCATGGTGGAAAAAATATCCAAAGCATTTGTGCAAATTAATAAATGTTTATTCTAAAAAATATTTTACTAAGAAAGTTTGA
- a CDS encoding lipopolysaccharide core heptose(II) kinase RfaY: MIKNKKYKEYNIYYPEEEIFYEELGKRIIDKEFKESEVYKNTERNYVAKIEIKGEKYILKSPKSETIIPQRRIQTFIKNGEALNTLINVRERIKEGMKEYAVPFLVIVKKNIFIKESYILMECIEGESIKSTADIDKIMEIVNKLHKEKIYHGDLNTSNFIKTKNGVRIIDTQGKQERFFHFKRWNDIFIMENDLLVIEKEYEVEEKYYKKNKDISYYMILVVRKIKKLKFVEWIKSKKKELRKKGWRI, from the coding sequence ATGATAAAAAATAAAAAATATAAAGAATATAATATATATTATCCAGAAGAAGAAATATTCTATGAAGAACTAGGAAAAAGAATAATTGATAAAGAGTTTAAGGAATCAGAAGTGTATAAAAATACTGAGAGAAATTATGTAGCTAAAATAGAAATAAAAGGAGAAAAATATATATTAAAATCTCCTAAATCAGAAACGATAATCCCTCAAAGAAGAATACAGACTTTCATAAAAAATGGAGAAGCATTAAATACATTGATAAATGTTAGAGAAAGAATAAAAGAAGGAATGAAAGAATATGCAGTTCCATTTTTAGTCATTGTAAAGAAAAATATTTTTATAAAAGAAAGTTACATATTAATGGAATGTATAGAGGGAGAGTCAATAAAGAGTACTGCAGATATAGATAAAATAATGGAAATAGTTAATAAATTACACAAAGAAAAAATATATCATGGAGATTTAAATACTTCAAACTTTATAAAAACAAAAAATGGGGTAAGGATAATAGATACACAAGGAAAGCAAGAAAGGTTTTTTCATTTTAAAAGATGGAATGATATTTTTATAATGGAGAATGATTTACTAGTAATAGAAAAAGAATATGAAGTAGAAGAAAAATATTATAAAAAGAATAAAGACATATCATATTATATGATTTTAGTTGTAAGAAAAATAAAAAAGTTAAAATTTGTAGAATGGATAAAATCAAAGAAGAAAGAATTAAGAAAAAAAGGTTGGAGAATATAA
- a CDS encoding glycosyltransferase family 9 protein produces MLRKLNRIFQDYMREKRLKVGRYIWDRKRNKEKIKIGNFIEKNNIKKILFMRYDGKIGDMVINTLMFREIKKKYPYIKIGVVTEEGAKAIIKNNSNIDKIYDYKKNIKKLALKIANEKYDLLIDFSEMLRVNQMMLINLCKARFNMGLNREEWKLFDISIKSGIDFKWTDHITERYSAYLKKLGFKENEIDKKYDIYIEETEKYKEFFKEIKEKKVVVLNPYGASKHKSFTLETLNKIINHLKTKDMGVILIYFGDKYKELNKLKIINENVYIPENIETIQDSIYLIKRSDLVITPDTSIVHIASALNKANISVYPPKGGKYEVDHLVWAPKTKETKIIFCKDKISQYDEIDINTFDFEEMKKVIGENNEKNTI; encoded by the coding sequence ATGCTAAGAAAATTAAATAGAATATTTCAAGACTATATGCGAGAAAAAAGATTAAAGGTTGGGAGATATATTTGGGATAGAAAAAGAAATAAGGAAAAAATAAAAATAGGAAACTTTATTGAAAAAAATAATATAAAAAAGATATTATTTATGAGATATGATGGAAAAATAGGGGATATGGTAATAAATACTTTAATGTTTAGAGAAATAAAGAAAAAATATCCATATATAAAAATAGGGGTAGTGACAGAAGAAGGAGCAAAGGCTATAATAAAAAACAATTCAAATATAGATAAAATATATGATTATAAAAAAAATATAAAGAAATTAGCTTTAAAAATAGCAAATGAGAAATATGATTTATTGATAGATTTTTCAGAAATGTTGAGAGTAAATCAAATGATGCTTATAAATCTATGTAAAGCAAGATTTAATATGGGACTAAATAGAGAAGAATGGAAATTATTTGATATATCTATAAAAAGTGGAATAGATTTTAAATGGACAGATCATATAACAGAAAGATATTCAGCATATTTAAAAAAATTAGGGTTTAAAGAGAATGAAATAGATAAAAAATATGATATTTATATTGAAGAAACAGAAAAATATAAAGAATTTTTTAAAGAAATAAAAGAAAAAAAAGTAGTAGTATTGAATCCTTATGGAGCAAGTAAACATAAAAGTTTTACTTTAGAGACATTGAATAAAATAATAAATCATTTAAAAACTAAAGATATGGGAGTAATTTTAATATACTTTGGTGATAAATATAAAGAACTGAATAAATTAAAAATAATTAATGAAAATGTATATATTCCAGAAAATATAGAAACGATACAAGACAGTATATATTTGATAAAAAGATCAGATTTGGTAATAACACCAGATACATCAATAGTTCATATAGCTTCAGCTTTAAATAAAGCTAATATATCAGTATACCCTCCAAAAGGAGGAAAATATGAAGTAGATCATTTAGTATGGGCACCAAAAACAAAAGAAACAAAAATAATATTCTGTAAAGATAAGATAAGTCAGTATGACGAAATAGATATAAATACATTTGATTTTGAAGAGATGAAGAAAGTGATTGGAGAAAATAATGAAAAGAATACTATTTAA
- a CDS encoding polysaccharide deacetylase family protein, with protein sequence MNIFWIFQEKNENIDNVNNNIYYSENSRVNFKNNNLMNFFKQYKYVNKLKKEKEIKIIYVNSLKRISSLHFFSFFNKIPVVYKIKEKKDIEKELQHKIIYCQRKDIPVLMYHRVVETEEEKGYYDTFVTKENFEKQMKYLKDNNYEPIFFKDIKNGEYKNRFNKRHIIITFDDGYKDNHKIVLPILKKYNFKIVLFLITDCDYNKWDVEAEGREKEKRFSLMNKEEVQELIRSELVEIGGHTSSHLDMPFTEKVNLKEDLIFSKEKLEKLAGEKLVSFAYPWGKNDDNSKKLIKELGYKFAVSTESGTACFSDDLYEIQRIGIYSKDDIDKFKEKISGRYLFKREKRNEMKKIRNKFRKMLGIKEK encoded by the coding sequence ATGAATATATTTTGGATATTTCAAGAGAAAAATGAAAATATAGATAATGTAAATAATAATATCTATTATTCAGAAAATAGCAGAGTAAATTTTAAAAATAATAATTTAATGAATTTTTTTAAACAATATAAATATGTAAACAAACTAAAAAAAGAAAAGGAAATAAAGATAATATATGTTAATTCTTTAAAAAGAATCAGCTCACTTCATTTTTTTTCTTTTTTTAATAAAATACCAGTAGTTTATAAGATAAAAGAAAAAAAAGATATAGAGAAAGAGCTGCAACATAAAATAATCTATTGTCAAAGAAAAGATATACCAGTATTAATGTATCATAGAGTGGTAGAAACTGAAGAAGAAAAAGGATATTACGATACATTTGTAACTAAAGAGAATTTTGAAAAACAAATGAAATATTTGAAAGATAACAATTATGAACCTATCTTTTTTAAAGATATAAAAAATGGAGAGTATAAAAATAGATTTAATAAAAGGCATATAATAATAACATTTGATGATGGTTATAAAGATAATCATAAAATAGTATTACCAATTCTAAAAAAATATAATTTTAAAATTGTACTTTTTCTTATTACAGACTGTGACTATAATAAATGGGATGTAGAAGCTGAAGGAAGAGAAAAAGAAAAAAGATTTTCTTTAATGAATAAAGAAGAAGTTCAAGAACTTATAAGATCAGAATTGGTAGAAATAGGAGGACATACAAGCAGCCATCTAGATATGCCTTTTACAGAGAAGGTCAATTTAAAAGAAGATTTAATTTTTTCTAAAGAAAAATTAGAAAAATTAGCAGGAGAGAAATTAGTATCTTTTGCTTATCCTTGGGGAAAGAATGATGATAATTCAAAAAAGTTGATAAAAGAATTAGGATATAAATTTGCAGTATCAACAGAAAGTGGAACAGCATGCTTTTCAGATGATTTATATGAAATACAAAGAATAGGAATATATTCTAAAGATGATATAGATAAGTTTAAAGAAAAAATAAGTGGCAGATATCTTTTTAAAAGAGAAAAAAGAAATGAAATGAAGAAAATAAGAAATAAATTCAGAAAAATGTTAGGTATAAAGGAAAAATAG
- a CDS encoding glycosyltransferase family 9 protein: MLRKLNRVFQDYMREKRLKIGKYIWDRKMEKEEIKSGNFIEKNNIKKILFMRYDGKIGDMVINTLMFREIKKRYPDIEIGVLTKGGARAVIENNPNVDKIYEYKKDRKNTKELALKIAEEKYDLLIDFSEMLRINQMMLINLCKARFNMGLNKENWNMFDISYTKPIGHIHITELYKNVLEKLGIGDIDINYELFFTEQQKSKVDKLLEELSHKKIVVFNPFAASKHRDINLENIVKIGKIILEDKDNRLIFIGEKRRKRELEKIIKELGNNAFFPECKDIMETSYLISKADLVITPDTSIVHIAAAFKRKLVAIYRLDNKRENETNRYLWGPNYEEAVQIFSRDFKVKDGEEPNINKFDIKELKKEIKKY; the protein is encoded by the coding sequence ATGTTGCGGAAACTAAATAGAGTATTTCAAGATTATATGCGAGAAAAAAGATTGAAGATAGGAAAATATATATGGGATAGAAAGATGGAGAAGGAAGAAATAAAATCAGGAAACTTTATTGAGAAGAATAATATAAAAAAAATACTATTTATGAGATATGATGGAAAAATAGGCGATATGGTGATAAATACTTTAATGTTTAGAGAAATAAAGAAGAGATATCCAGATATAGAAATAGGAGTACTAACAAAAGGTGGAGCTAGGGCAGTAATAGAAAATAATCCAAATGTAGATAAAATATATGAGTATAAAAAAGATAGAAAAAATACAAAAGAATTGGCATTAAAAATAGCAGAAGAAAAATATGATTTATTAATAGATTTTTCAGAAATGTTAAGAATAAATCAGATGATGCTTATAAATTTATGTAAAGCAAGATTTAATATGGGATTAAATAAAGAAAATTGGAATATGTTTGATATATCCTATACAAAACCTATAGGTCATATTCATATAACAGAATTATATAAAAATGTTTTAGAAAAATTAGGGATAGGAGATATAGATATAAATTATGAATTATTTTTTACTGAGCAGCAAAAAAGCAAGGTTGATAAATTACTAGAAGAATTAAGTCATAAAAAAATAGTTGTATTTAATCCATTTGCAGCAAGTAAACATAGAGATATAAATTTAGAAAATATAGTAAAAATAGGAAAGATAATTCTTGAAGATAAGGATAATAGATTAATTTTTATAGGAGAAAAAAGAAGAAAGAGGGAACTTGAAAAAATAATAAAAGAATTAGGAAATAATGCTTTTTTTCCAGAGTGTAAAGATATAATGGAAACTTCATATTTAATAAGTAAAGCAGATTTAGTAATAACCCCAGATACCTCAATAGTTCATATAGCAGCAGCTTTTAAAAGAAAATTGGTAGCAATATATAGATTAGATAATAAAAGAGAAAATGAAACAAATAGATATTTATGGGGACCTAATTATGAGGAAGCAGTGCAAATATTTTCTAGAGATTTTAAAGTTAAAGACGGGGAAGAACCAAATATTAATAAGTTTGATATAAAGGAACTAAAAAAAGAAATAAAAAAATATTAA
- a CDS encoding glycosyltransferase, whose product MEEKISLIVTLYNRLEYARNMILALQQQTKQIDELIFADDGSSEDVYEYIKDLLQECKFKIKYVYQQDIGFRLAASRNNGARIAENEYLIFLDQDVVFDNDFIQRIYEVRKRKRIIFSEALGSSEEEKEKIQKIINEKYDYEKIYKIMPKEKKLEQDSFVEKERLYNILYKLKLRTRGAKIVGLIFSLYKKDYIAVNGFDENYVGWGHEDDDFGNRFFKYGGKTYSFKFEKYPIHMYHKSASPKDGSVNENYYRKIKKEISKSNYKCEYGFNNRKDKDEIKLKHIKK is encoded by the coding sequence GTGGAAGAAAAAATAAGTCTTATAGTAACTCTATATAATCGTTTAGAATATGCAAGAAATATGATTTTAGCTCTTCAGCAGCAAACAAAGCAGATAGATGAACTTATTTTTGCTGATGATGGGTCAAGTGAAGATGTCTATGAATATATAAAAGATTTATTGCAAGAATGCAAATTTAAAATAAAATATGTATATCAGCAAGATATAGGATTTAGATTGGCAGCTTCAAGAAACAATGGGGCAAGAATAGCTGAAAATGAGTACCTTATTTTTTTAGATCAAGATGTTGTATTTGATAATGATTTTATTCAAAGAATATATGAGGTAAGAAAGAGAAAAAGAATAATTTTTTCAGAAGCTTTAGGAAGTTCAGAAGAAGAAAAAGAAAAAATTCAAAAAATAATAAATGAGAAATATGATTATGAAAAGATATATAAGATAATGCCAAAAGAGAAGAAATTAGAACAGGATAGTTTTGTGGAAAAAGAAAGATTATATAATATTCTGTATAAATTAAAATTAAGGACAAGAGGAGCTAAAATTGTAGGACTTATTTTTTCTTTATATAAAAAAGATTATATAGCAGTAAATGGATTTGATGAAAATTATGTAGGTTGGGGGCATGAAGATGATGATTTTGGAAATAGATTTTTTAAATATGGAGGTAAAACATATTCTTTTAAATTTGAAAAGTATCCAATTCATATGTATCATAAATCAGCTTCTCCAAAAGATGGAAGTGTAAATGAAAATTATTATAGAAAAATAAAAAAAGAAATTTCTAAGTCAAATTACAAATGTGAATATGGATTTAATAATCGTAAAGATAAGGATGAGATTAAGTTAAAACATATAAAAAAGTAA
- a CDS encoding glycosyltransferase, with the protein MKRILFKSGSTMMGGLERVQCEYINFLVDEGFDIKVVIENDNGNENILEKEIKTKVEYLKNYEYISQIRKIRENRKKSFFLRVKYAIALFNEKRYADKKFLEIYKEFKPDIVIDFDSSLTKIIKELKISKNLVWVHSSVENWKKKKNKIKRFTKRLEYYNKIICICQEMEEDLLKLNNNLLGKSEYIYNPIDFEKIKILSDAPFHEEEKKLVKEKFLLMVSRLDIIPKDFETLFSAFDIAKEKGYEGRLYLIGDGPDKEKVEKMRENFKYKEEILLLGRKQNPYNWMKKADKLILSSRYEGFSVVLLEGIVLNGKVISSNCKVGPKEILADGRGKLFEVGDIVELSKNILKNFDLNFEENFLEKFNRKAIFEKFLRILEEIND; encoded by the coding sequence ATGAAAAGAATACTATTTAAAAGTGGAAGTACCATGATGGGGGGATTAGAAAGAGTTCAATGTGAATATATTAACTTTTTAGTTGATGAAGGGTTTGATATAAAAGTTGTTATTGAAAATGACAATGGAAATGAAAATATTTTAGAAAAAGAAATAAAAACAAAAGTAGAATATTTGAAAAATTATGAATATATATCACAAATAAGAAAAATTAGAGAAAATAGAAAAAAAAGTTTTTTTTTAAGAGTAAAGTATGCAATAGCATTATTTAATGAAAAAAGATATGCAGATAAAAAATTTTTAGAAATATATAAAGAATTTAAACCAGATATTGTAATAGATTTTGATTCTAGTCTTACAAAAATTATAAAAGAGCTAAAGATATCAAAGAATTTAGTATGGGTACATAGTTCAGTAGAAAATTGGAAAAAGAAAAAAAATAAAATAAAGAGATTTACAAAGAGATTAGAATATTATAATAAAATAATATGTATATGCCAAGAAATGGAAGAAGATTTATTAAAATTAAATAATAATTTACTAGGAAAGAGTGAATATATATACAATCCAATTGATTTTGAAAAAATAAAAATATTATCTGATGCTCCTTTTCATGAGGAAGAGAAAAAATTGGTAAAAGAAAAATTTCTTTTGATGGTATCAAGATTAGATATAATTCCAAAAGATTTTGAAACATTATTTTCAGCATTTGATATTGCAAAAGAAAAAGGATATGAAGGAAGATTATATCTTATTGGTGATGGACCAGATAAGGAAAAAGTAGAAAAAATGAGGGAAAATTTCAAATATAAAGAAGAAATCCTTTTATTAGGTAGAAAACAAAATCCATATAATTGGATGAAAAAAGCAGACAAATTGATACTCTCTTCAAGATATGAAGGCTTTTCAGTTGTGCTTTTAGAAGGAATTGTACTAAATGGAAAAGTGATAAGTTCTAACTGTAAAGTTGGTCCAAAAGAAATATTGGCAGATGGAAGAGGAAAACTTTTTGAAGTTGGAGATATTGTTGAACTTAGTAAAAATATATTAAAAAATTTTGACTTAAATTTTGAAGAGAATTTTTTAGAAAAATTTAATAGAAAGGCGATTTTTGAAAAGTTTTTGAGAATTTTGGAGGAAATAAATGATTAA
- a CDS encoding lipopolysaccharide core heptose(II) kinase RfaY encodes MKKLKKEVFRGYNMYFLEEEYKILAEKIIRKEFKEIEKIKDTKRNYVSLIEIDGIKYIYKEPRNEFRIPQRQFMSLFKKGEALNTLINVNKLIDMGFEEFVKPLTAVNIRKKGMINFSFFVMEYVHGEEDRRYLDDIVNKMEKIHEKGYYHGDFNPGNFLISNEKIKILDTQGKKMGLTKYRAHYDMITMQYDSYEEMKYPYKKDIVYYWAYFIKRFKRLPIIEKIGKIKKKLRDKGWKI; translated from the coding sequence ATGAAGAAGTTAAAAAAGGAAGTATTTAGAGGATATAATATGTATTTTTTAGAAGAGGAATATAAAATATTGGCTGAAAAAATAATCAGAAAAGAATTTAAAGAAATAGAGAAAATAAAAGATACAAAAAGAAATTATGTTTCTTTAATAGAAATAGATGGAATTAAATATATATATAAAGAACCAAGAAATGAGTTTAGAATTCCTCAAAGACAATTTATGAGTTTATTTAAAAAAGGGGAAGCTTTGAATACATTGATTAATGTAAATAAATTGATTGATATGGGATTTGAAGAATTTGTAAAACCTTTAACAGCAGTTAATATTAGAAAAAAAGGAATGATAAATTTTTCTTTTTTTGTAATGGAATATGTACATGGAGAAGAAGACAGAAGATATTTAGATGATATAGTAAACAAAATGGAGAAAATACATGAAAAAGGATATTATCATGGAGATTTTAATCCAGGGAATTTTTTAATATCTAATGAGAAAATAAAGATACTAGATACCCAAGGGAAAAAAATGGGATTGACAAAATACAGGGCACATTATGATATGATAACAATGCAGTATGATTCTTATGAAGAAATGAAATATCCGTATAAAAAAGATATTGTATATTACTGGGCGTATTTCATAAAAAGGTTTAAAAGGCTCCCAATTATAGAAAAAATAGGAAAAATAAAGAAAAAACTGAGAGATAAAGGGTGGAAAATTTAA
- a CDS encoding polysaccharide deacetylase family protein, whose translation MIKIFDYFFKKEIPILMYHRLIDAKKDIGVHIIYYDVNKFEEQLIYLKEKGFKTITFKDLKNITEEDKKKEKYIILTFDDGYKDNFELLFPLLKKYNMKAVIYMVSHLEDNRWDIEETGEKRFELMNSNQILEMHKSGLVEFGGHTMHHVKLNKLDPEKQKEEIEGNKIYLEKLLNEKLVSFAYPFGLFNNESKKIVKELGYSYGIATDSGAFYINNDLYEIRRIGIFSDITMSKFKRRIKGNYNLKKCNNLK comes from the coding sequence ATGATTAAAATATTTGACTATTTTTTTAAAAAAGAAATACCAATATTAATGTATCATAGACTTATTGATGCTAAGAAAGATATAGGAGTTCATATTATATATTATGATGTTAATAAATTTGAGGAACAATTGATTTACTTAAAAGAAAAAGGATTTAAGACAATTACTTTTAAAGATTTAAAAAATATAACAGAAGAAGATAAAAAAAAGGAAAAATATATTATCTTAACATTTGATGATGGATATAAAGATAATTTTGAACTTTTATTTCCACTATTGAAAAAATATAATATGAAAGCTGTAATATATATGGTGTCACATTTAGAAGATAACAGATGGGATATAGAAGAAACAGGAGAAAAAAGATTTGAACTTATGAATTCAAATCAGATATTGGAAATGCATAAATCTGGGTTAGTAGAATTTGGTGGTCATACTATGCATCATGTAAAATTAAATAAACTTGATCCAGAAAAACAAAAAGAAGAAATAGAAGGAAATAAAATATATTTAGAAAAACTTTTAAATGAAAAATTAGTATCTTTTGCATATCCTTTTGGACTTTTTAATAATGAATCTAAAAAAATAGTAAAAGAATTAGGATATAGCTATGGAATAGCAACTGATTCAGGAGCTTTTTACATAAATAATGACTTATATGAAATCAGAAGAATAGGAATATTTTCAGATATAACAATGAGTAAGTTTAAGAGAAGAATAAAAGGAAATTATAATTTGAAAAAATGCAATAATCTAAAATAA